GTTCTCTGAAAAGAAAGCTAAAAGAGGCAATTATGTTCAAATTAAATTTAGGGAATGAGTGGTATGACAAAATCCGTTTATAAATCCTGTTTCTCAACTATACTACATTAATCAGCACCAAGAATGGAGGATAGTGGGTTTTAGAGTTAAGAAGGAATCTAAATTAAAGTGACCAGAGAGATTTAGTTGAGTCGACAGATAAGCTGAGGAATGTCTTATTAATAGATGAACCAGATCAGCTAATTTGTCCACATTAGAAGAAGGGGCTTATAAAACAAACACTATAAATGTACAAATCGCTAAAGTTTCGATGGGTGAGAGACGGGCGTGATGGAGGTCTAGAAGagtaaaattcctccaaaaataAACACTTTATATACATGGCTGGGAGAGAGAGGCTGGCCAAGTGATGTTCAGCTagtaaaaagaaaatgaaaaagaattTTGTAAAATGTGTTAGGAAAAAGAGTCTACTAATCATGTTCTCCTCAAATGTCCCATTGCTACATTTGTGTGGTGTATCATCAGAGATGCTTTAGAACTATCATGTTTATCTGAACGTTttgaatattttaaatttcatttgcaatagttttttttttttttttgggggggggggggggcttgtGTTTGTTGGGGTTCTGTGGTTGACAAGAAATAATTGGGTCTTTGAAAATGTCTTGATTAAATCTCCAATGTAGGTGGTCTACTAGTAGTATCTTTTTGTTTTAGATCTCGTGTGCTACCCTTGTAAACCTAAGTTTAGAAGACTTAAAGCAAAGGGATTTTGCTTTCAAGCATCCCTGAAATAGCTTATGGTCTTCTTTCATTCCTTCAGTagcccttttctcttttttagcCTTTGTAAtaactttaacttttatttgtCCTCTATTTTACTCGTTGTAATATAAACGGCAGTTCTCCTGCCGTCTaccagttaaaaaaaaaggaaagttgAAAGATACATATCCAACATAATTAATTCTAGGAAATTGTTTTGATTTTTCTCAATCTGACATTTATTATTTCCAGTGTATGCATATCTAGAACAATAAATTGCCACCTACCTTTATAGATGTATAAACTCTTACTGAGAGAACAACCTCTGCCCATCTATATAAAGCCGTGTTCATTGTAGGAAATAAAAGCACACAAAAACCTtttatctagaaaaaaaatttccGCAACTTATTTGAGTAGTTCTTATCTTACTCATAGAGGAGTGAGAAATTCTAGTTGTAGAATGAGTCAAGTAATGCGTGTTTTACTACTACTGTGTCTTCTGATCATTTGTTCGGAGCAAGCAAGTTTGATATCATCATGGGAATATGATCAAGATCCTAGGGAGTTACACATGGGGAATCGTTTATCCTCTGCAAGCAGCTCGCTACTCAAAAAGGATTTAGTGAAGCCTCCCGGTCAAGAAACATCCTATGTGAGTTAAAACTACTCCGCGTAGAATTTTCATTGGGGCATTAGATATCTTCATATTTTGTTGCAATCCTTGATTTTCTCCTTGATTGCCCCCAAAGATCTAAAAATTGCTAATGGACTAGTTTTTCCTTCCTTCTTCAGTTAAGTGTTTTGACCCCTCTAGAATAATATCGCTTAATTTTGTCCCTACTTCCTTGCTCGTGGAATTCCCATACTCCTTTCATGTTCTCACATGCCCATTCCGTGACCGTTGCGGAGTGGAAAGATCAATGAGTAGGACATCAACATGGCTGCGGTAGGACTAACCCATACTTTGGATATGGAAAGAAAATATAGTATATAGAAAAAGGGGCAATTTCGTTTCTACCCCTACTTTGATGTCTAATATTGATTTTACCcctattttttattgttttcgTTTTTACCCTTACTTTTTTGAACTGAATGCTTGTTTTGCCTCTACTTTGGATGGtgaagttaacggtgttaagtaATTGATAAAATGACGTTTATACCCTCTCATGTATGTTCATTAATTGTGTTTTTGTCCCCATTTTATACATGTAGCTTTGGAACTTTATTTTTGGGagtatatttaaaattagatgacGCACATTGACTAATATAACAATTTGGACAAATTCTGAATTTGATGgaattttgataaaatttcaGCATTTTGATAGAActtaaacaaaattttgacaacattTTGTAAAATGTAATTATCTGTTCCTTTAGATATTAGTCAATGTGCTTCATGTAATTTTAAATATACTCACAAAAATAAAGTTCTAAAGCTACATGCATAAAATGGGGACAAAAACACAATTAATGAGCATATATGAGAGGGTATAAATGTCATTTTGTCAATTACTTAATACCGTTAACTTCACCATCCAAAGTAGGGGCAAAACAAGCGTTCAGTTTAAAAAAGTGAGGGtaaaaacgaaaaccctaaaaagtaggggtaaaatCAATATTAGACATCAGAGTAGGGGCAGAAACGAAATTGTCCCATAGAAAAAAGGGTGGAGGGGCAAAAGGGTAATTACAGAGAGATAAAGGAATAGAATGAATGAAAAGGGTGAAAACAGCAAAATATTGTTTTCCAAAGAGGGTAGAACCTAGTAATGATCTGATAATGCGAGGAAATCTTAATATTACAAAAACTATGTTAATATTTTATAAAGATAGTTACATACTTCAAATGAAATTTATAAGATTTGTTTCTTTACTTGTTAGACATAATTGTTTTTTGGGAAATTAGACATGATTTTTAATGGTATCAGCCTTAATTGCTGCAACTGCAAATCCCTAATACATATTTACCTCAATGAGATGTTGGGTATATGATTTTGGTCAATCCCCTATCAATATCTTCTATGGATAGatatttgtatatatacatttttttgcaaaaaaaaaggctgTTTGCAATGATCTTATAAAAACATGGTAGTATAATTTTGTAGagtcaaatattttattacATTTCTTACTGTAGATCTTAAAGCATATTTACTTGGCATCTGTCGCAATGCGTTGGCACATTTCCCAGAAAGATATAAATTGTCTCAGATTGTTATTTATGTGTGAGTTTTTCCACAGCAAGCTCAATGTTAttcgaacacatcaccctcagATGAGCTTCTTGGTGCCATGGCAACATTTGATGTATATGGGTTCCCAAATTTGAACAAGGACCAAGTAAGCTCAGCAGATTTAGCGGTACTAAATGAGCAACGCCATGATCTTACTGACGGAAATGCTTTATTTGCCGGATGGATGGTATGTTAGTTTTCTCAACATTTTCACAAGTATAACATATTTATAAGTATAAATACCATTTATGTGATTGTTTTATTTCATATGTAGGTCAACCCGGTCATCTCTTCATGGTGACAGCAAAACACATTTTTATACAGCGTGGACGGTATGTAGTTTGTTGCCTCTTCGTATTATTTAATTACCGCATGCTTATACTATCGTGTATAACTTAGGatcttttgtttatttttttacatatatagGTTGATAATGGTGTCTCGACAGGATGCTATAATCTGGACCGTGATGGTTTTGTACCTGTAAACAATTCCCCTATAACTCCTGGAGATATTTTAGAGCCAACTAATGGCACTCTGAGTATCACAATCAAGATATTTAAGGTTTGTAGTTGAATGTATTGATGCTTTTTTGTCTTAATCTTTTTTTGAAACATCATAAATCTAAAAGCGAATTAGTGGATACTGAATTGGGTGTCAAATTAATAAGGTGTATGAAATGTAAATACATGGTTTAGTGACACTAGGTTTTCATTTTGTTCACAGTGTTTATtagtttacattttttttatatcaacTGACATCATTGGTGGATATTTCAATTAACTTTATTTGCTTTTATTGACATGCAGAAAAAAGATGATGGTGACTGGTGGTTGTACTTTGGACATGATAATAACAATCTTAGCCCTGTAGGATTTTGGTTGAGCAGTGTTTTAACCAATTTGGCTGACCATGCAAACGTCATAGCATGGGGTGGCTACACCTACACAcaatctactactccctccttccctaaatgtttgacaccgttgacttttttaaacatgttcgaccattcgttttattcaaaaacttttatgaaatattgttgacagaaaacacgaggcctgaaagatctgcttaactccagtgcaggtccaaagctcgccttagAATGTATGAGCGtgtcagttgatttgatcctataatcaacaagaaatagaagcaaagaaaccgcggttaaatctataaatgatagtcgATCGGCTAGaggccgatgacatatcatttatctttgagccgatgtcatatatgtatcgatcggcagtcatgaataaataagaaggaactaaatctactcgatcggctatagatattaacaatatatactccttatatcgatatatacttaaatcaagtgattgggatagatcaaaatatatattaataatgggactatatatgttcatagcatagccgatcatatagatctagcatgtatcggctaatacttcgataccactctatactaaGATGTTAAAGCAGGTAGAATATATTAAACAaaggcctaatatacttaaatgcaataagatcttaaaaTAAAGggtagatttaacatgtcaataaagtATATAGggtaaatatagttaaatcagataagatcggctgaaactctgatgctaccctaatcggcaaccagaaggcaggctagagattgattttctaagcacgacttaatagatcaaactcaactgatacaacattaagtatgaaaagaacaacaatatctagacaatcaagctgctGGAagcttcatagagtggtagatatcttatataatctaaatcaacatcGAAATCTAACCTAATTGGCTGCCCTCTaccgacagatgttagccgattgtagattagatagcggcattgccggagattatgtaagatatatgatagctcgacgaattacataaacgagatcagagtatcataaagatggaagcactaatcccgagaacacaagttgtcataacaagttttacctcttgttgaagatcgaaaccgatgcagctcaacccgaaagtaagaactcgtcgaaataaaactaaagcaaaaagggtggcgatgcgccgaaattgtattgaacgtgtgtgttcaaagttacatagggctcgggtctatttatacccgagaattacaagatatgtccataacggacacgactaatatctctaacaaactctaagataccataagtctttatggcagacttttgcccaagcgtatctctaaagaaattacataaaacatcctaattaatagataaaattgccttcttaggactctatccatgtgcggcaatcaccttgaGGTGCCTCAACTCAACCCGATATCATACATCAAGTCGCATTgccggaatcggctgcatcggcttacctagtccgactcagacccagccgatcctaatcgtagccgatatggactccagccgattcctgctctgtttccgaacccgatctccgcctccgacttcgtttcgatctaatcttctttctcgatgctgatattaccaaatttggttgttaacacatgccccccaagtccggaatatttggtaatgtttcggatttgctgtAAATCGACcccgagcaagtttcgcactttgccgttttccgaccgttactgccgtgctttaaatactaaccgtcaccctcgagaaatctcacaccgtgacttccgttttcaccgctcaagcgaaactttgttctctctctctccgacgaTTCCTCCGATGCAAAAGCGACTCCCAGGCGACTTCATCTTCGGCGAGATTTCCGCCCGCAGCGATGTCATCCTCCACCAACCTATCTGATGTGCCATCAGCCgagtacgctgaggtaagtCCTCGTCGGCTAGATCCCCTTTCTTAGCAGCAGATCGATTTTCTCTTATCTTATATCGCTCTCTTTTTCTCGGTTGTTTCGGATTTGCAGCATCTCTCCAACCTAGTTGCGATTCCAAGCCTATCACACGAAAACCACTATTTTCTtggcccaatcggcaatctCGACCCCACTGATTTCATCATCGGTGAAACCAACCAAATCCCCTTTAGACTAGCCAACCCTAACCtgggtcactggaagaataccttcaagtcttggccatctctcgaAAAACCTACTCCTGATAAGAGCTGGACCACCTGGTACCAACGCGTATTGGCTAGTAAGAAAGTTCACTGGGATGagattggaatcggccaagcgctTGCTCTCACCATAGCCAATTCTGCTAAGGATGAGCCTCTGATGGCTGCCGCCACCTACttctggtccaacaccatcaatgctttcttattcaaccaagggccgatgactccaactttaatcgacatcaccatgattactggatttgatgtaacttcatcggctaaccctatgagtatgaacaccaagaaccaatttgacttcaagaccaaaagcataggtggctggtctggctatgtggcggcatatatgggccaaggGTCTGTTACTCCTCGAGAGCATGTAGCTTTCTTGCTCATGTGGCTGGAAAAGTTCCTCTTCTGTGGATCTAGTTGTGGCCatacaaccaactggcaatttGTAGTCGAAGCCTGTTGGcagatggcatgaggcccttcgactaaatctgccgaaacccgtggcgaaggctatggagcaagaacggcatgaggcgaagagtcgtacgagtgccctgccaggccagaggcgtctcaggcgAAGGGTGTAAGGCGAAGACTatctcaggcgaagggtgcaaggcgagggccgaggaagcctttccggccTATCAAGCCTAAGGGCTAcagggccggcgatcgccagacggcccatcaggggcccatgagcccctataacattatgtacccctgtaaatgtccctttcgtaaaggtaatcatgtaaattcccctgtacaacctaaaccctagtagtaagaacctgtaatggggctataaatagtcccctagggccatgtaatgagGGGGATcccaaaaaaagaaattcaaaattcaatacacttcgtttccttccaaccactgttgagttaccacgtccttcgacgtatgcagttgtcatttcgacaacagctggcgccgaccgtggggacctccgagcgaaaccactgagagcgaatgccaccgaagagggtcgtgaaggagaaggttgccAGGTGGAAGGAAAGCGACGCCGGACTAGACATGGCCGCCGAGGaaggagcagagccttcggcgcccactgccgaagatggaggaggaca
This genomic window from Oryza sativa Japonica Group chromosome 12, ASM3414082v1 contains:
- the LOC107277384 gene encoding LOW QUALITY PROTEIN: protein neprosin (The sequence of the model RefSeq protein was modified relative to this genomic sequence to represent the inferred CDS: deleted 1 base in 1 codon; substituted 1 base at 1 genomic stop codon) gives rise to the protein MATFDVYGFPNLNKDQVSSADLAVLNEQRHDLTDGNALFAGWMVDNGVSTGCYNLDRDGFVPVNNSPITPGDILEPTNGTLSITIKIFKKKDDGDWWLYFGHDNNNLSPVGFWLSSVLTNLADHANVIAWGGYAKGPNGNPSPAMGNGQWPGENSASFRDLKFVDANVQGYDPAPWPVGIHCLSTNKNCYQXVSPYLDGVFHFGRPGGCTRL